The nucleotide sequence GGCGGCGAGCTGCAGCGGCTGTGCAACGTGGTTGCCTCCCTGCCCGAGCCTGTGCGCCAGCGCGTCTGCGCTTCGCTGGGCAAACTTGCGGCTGATGATTTCAGCAGTTTGTCCCGGGCCGGGCTGACCCGGTTTCATCACAATATGGAAACCTCACGCGATTACTATGCGAGCGTCTGCACCACGCAAACCTGGGAGCAGCGGCGCGATACGGTGCGCAGGGCTGGCGAATCAGGCCTGAGCGTTTGCTCAGGAGGCCTTTTTGGCCTGGGCGAAAGTTGGCAAGACCGGGTGGATTTTGCCTTCAGCCTTAGAGAGATGGGCGTGGAACATGTGCCCATGAATTTTTTGCATCCGCATCCCAGGACGCCGCTTGCGGGGCAACAGCCCCTTTTTGCTGATGAAGCTCTGACCATCATTGCCTTGTTCCGGCACATCCTGCCTGAGGCCACCCTGCGTATCTGCGGGGGCAGGCCTCTGGTGCTTGGCGACAGGCAGAATGAAGTTTTTGCCGCTGGCGCCAATGCCATGATGACTGGCGATTACCTGACGACCCACGGGCAAACCATAAAGCATGACCTTGAAATGATAGCCGCCCTTGGGCTTGAGGTTACGTGCGATGTCTCCTGCTGAAAATACCATGCTGCCCCTGCGCCCTCTCCGGGGTCTGTTTGTAACCGGGTCTGGTACGGATGTGGGCAAAACCGTGGCCACGGCGGCGCTGCTGCGGGCCCTGCTGCTGGCCAACGTAAGAGTTCAGGCCATCAAGCCGGTGCAGACGGGCGTCGCGCCAGCAGAGGCGCGCACGGCCCCACTGGCTGACGCGCGGGTTTACGCCGAAGCCGTGGCAGGTCTGCCTCAGGCGGCATCCATGCAACCGCCTACAGCCCTGCGTTGTTTTACCCTGCCCGCCTCGCCGCATCTGGCTGCGGCGCGTGAAGGCGCGCACCTGACCTGCGCCGGGCTGCGCAACGATATTGAGGCCCGCTGGCAGTCGGGCGCTGCGGACATGCTGCTGCTCGAGGGGGCAGGCGGCCTGCGCGTGCCCCTCAACAAACGCGAGGACATGCTTGACCTCATGGCGGCGGTGGGTTTGCCCGTGCTGCTGGTGGGCGGCAACTATCTGGGCGGTCTCAATCATATTTTGCTTTCGCTCGACGCCTTGCGCCACAACGGTCTGCAGGTGGCCGGGATTGTGCTTGCGCCCCCGGTCGATCCGGCTGCCGGTTGCCCCGGCGTGGATGTGCAGGCCATGCTTGCCGATAACGCCGCCATGCTGCGCGAGCGCATGCAGCAGCAGGGTATTACGGCTCCGCTGGTGGAGCTGCCCCGTCTGGCGCGGCTTGACGCCGCAGGCTGGCAGACGCTGGCCGAGCGCCTCACGCCGCTGGTCGGGCATGTGTTGCCCAAATGCGGGGATTGCGAAGCGGAGATAGTGCGCCGCGACCATCAGGTC is from Desulfovibrio desulfuricans and encodes:
- the bioB gene encoding biotin synthase BioB → MTESLAVATPAQALALLSLPQGELFARATALREASFGRNIVLCAIINAKSGNCSMDCRFCSQSRHNHTPIEVFPLLPDSELRERILQLATLPVARIGVVTSGSALSGGELQRLCNVVASLPEPVRQRVCASLGKLAADDFSSLSRAGLTRFHHNMETSRDYYASVCTTQTWEQRRDTVRRAGESGLSVCSGGLFGLGESWQDRVDFAFSLREMGVEHVPMNFLHPHPRTPLAGQQPLFADEALTIIALFRHILPEATLRICGGRPLVLGDRQNEVFAAGANAMMTGDYLTTHGQTIKHDLEMIAALGLEVTCDVSC